Sequence from the Myxococcales bacterium genome:
GGCCCGTTTGTTCCAGGGACGGGCGGCTCCGGGCTCGCCACAGTGCGCTACCCGCGGGTCTTCGCCCAGCGCTGCGATCCGTAAGGCGGGGGACCTCAACGTACTCGAGCTCGGCTCCAAGGGCTCCGCACGTACGCGCCCGCTGCAACGACCAGCCGTGAGCCGAGAAGGCCGCGGTACGATGCGGGCGTGCGCGCGGGACATCTCAGCCTCACAGCCTTGTTGGTCGCGGCGGCACGCGCGCATCCGGACGTCGATGGCGAGGCCCTGTCGCTGCTGCCGGCATGGGTTGCTGTGCTCACGCGACTCGCGGGCGGTGCGCTCGCGAGCCCCCTTGCGCTGGGCTTCGGGGCTCACATCCGGCTTCGAACACGCGCCATCGACGACGTGGTGCGCCGCCTGGACGCTGGAACAACGCAGCTTGTGATCTTGGGAGCCGGTCTTGATTCGCGCGCCCTCCGCATGCCCGAGGTGGCGCGGCTTAGGGTCTTCGAGGTCGATCACCCGGCGATGCAGCGTTACAAGAAGGCCCGGCTCGCACGGCGTTATGGGATGGCGAGAGAGCTCGGTTTCGTTCCCGTGGACTTCGAGCGGGATGAGCTCGGCGCGGCCCTCGAGCAGGCCGGCCATCGCGCCGATGAGCCCACGTGTTTCGTCTGGGAAGGCGTGACCATGTACCTTGGAGCAGCCGCGCGGGACAAGACCCTCGACGCCATCGCCGCTCGGGCTGCGCCCGGAAGCGTCGTCGCCGCAACCTACGTCACGCCCGACCTCACGCGACTGGGGCGCCTCGCCGGCAGCGCGGCCCACTTCGTCTTTCGCGGCATCGGCGAGCCGCTCCTGGGGCCCGTGACCACGGCCGACCTCGCGTCGTCGTTCTCAAGCCGCGGCTTTCAATTCGTGTCCGACGAAGGGGCGAACCGGTGGGCCGAGCGCTTCGAGCCGCGCGCGAGGCACCTTCTGGTGCTGCACGAGCGACTCATGGTGACCGAGCGCGTGTAGCGCAATGGCGGCTACGGCCCTCCGGAATCGCGGCTTCGCAGAGCGGCTCCTCGCTCCCCCGGCGACCACTTCGCCCGCGCGAGCCCGTCTTTCCGAGGCCTACTTCTTGGTGGCGGCCTTCTCCTTCTTCTTCTTCTGCTTCTCCTTGGTGGAGAGCTTGGGCTTGTTGTTCTTCTTGTCCTTTTCAACGCCTTTAGCCATGAAAACCTCCGCGCGAGCAGCATAACCGGAGGCGGTGGGGTGGCGTAAAGGGAAGAGCGAGACGGAAGAAGAAGAGAGAGAGGGACAGGGGATCGGGCACGTTCACGTTCACGTTCACGTTCACGGGCACGTTCACGGGGGAGGAGCGGCGATTTTTGCTGCGACCTGCGGGGCCGGGCGGGCTCCTTTGGGCATGATGTTGCTCGGTCGGCCGCTGGTTCTTGTTGCTCCCCTCGCCCTCCTCGCTTGCGGCGCGCCGGCGCGCTTTGGAGCAAGGCCCGTGCATACGACCTCGCAGACCGGCGGCTTCGGTCTCCGCGGGGCCGAGAACCCGCCGGAGGGGTTCCGCCGCCTCGCCCACGAAGCGATGACCATCGACATCCCCGGTGAGTTGGAGCTTCGTCCCGCGAAGAGTCCGCTGGCGCTGATGGCTGCGGCTCCGCGCGGCCCCTTGATGGGCTCGAGCGTCACGCTCGTGGTGCTTCACGAGCTCGGCGACACCGCGTCGCTCGCAGAAGGGTTCATGCGCGGCGCCGAGGCGTCCGGCGCGAAGCGAGCGGGACAGCGCCCGCTGTCGGTCGGCGGCAAGCAGGCCGTCGCCATGGACTTCACTCGCCCGTCAAAGCCCGTGGCGCTTCACGGCATGGTGCGGGCGATCGCCACGTCGGGCCGCCTCGTCGTCGCGACGTGCCACGCGAAGACCGCGCGCTTCGAAGATGTCCGCGCCCGCTGCGGTGAACACCTGGGGCGCATCGACGCGGCGCCGAAGACTCGCGGCGACGCACGGGCGACGCTGCCCTTCTTGAAGGAGGACGCTTGGCGCGAATCGAGCGACCAAGCCTCGGGCGACGGCAAGGTCTTCTCACTCGTGCTCGAAGACGACTTTCACCTCGCGGTTCGCCTCGTGGACGTCGCCATCACCGACGGCGCCGCCCCGACGGCGGTTCTCGCTCGCTACAAGGCGGCCCTCTCGAAGGACACCACCGGCAACACCACGTTCGCGGGATTCCGCTCCGAGAAGCGGGCGAAAGACGCGACGATGACCGCGGAGTTCGATGAACAAGCCGACGGGCCGCCCATTTTTGGAACGACGCTTCACGTGCCGACCGACGACGGCCACTACGCCGTCACGTGCGCGGGCCCGTCGCGGGAGCCGGTCCACGAGGCTTGCCGCGCCGTGCTCGCGAGCGTCAAGGTGCGCTGACCCGGCGGCCGTCGACCGCGATCGTTTTGGGGTCCTCTAGCCTCTCACCGCCGTCATCGTCGAGCTCGCGTTGATGCTTGAGCCACCAAGCACGCGCCCTCTCGCTGTCCCAGGGTTCGATCGCGCACGCCTCGAGCCGACGCCGGAGCTCGGCCGCGCTCTGCGGCCGACGGTCCGGGTCCTTCTCCAGACACGAGAGCACGACCGCCTCGAGCTCGGCCGAGACCGTTACCCCTCGCGCCGAGAACGAGTCGGGGCTTTGGTAGAGGTGCTTCCCGCAAACGTCGACGATGGACTTGCCGCCAAAGACCTCGCTCCCCGCCAGCAGGTAGTAGGCGACGGCGCCGAGAGCGTAGAGGTCCGTACGGGCGTCGACGGAGTCTGCCTTGAGGATGGCCTCGGGCGCCATGTAGAGGGGCGTCCCGGTCAAGGTGCTGGCGCCGGTCAACGCGACCTCTCCATCGACGTCGAGCTCCTTGACGAGCCCGAAGTCGAGCAGCTTCACGACATCGCGCTCACCCCCTTGCGTGCAGAGCATGATGTTGGCGGGCTTGATGTCGCGATGGATCAAGCCAATTTCGTGAGCCTCCGTCAGCGCACCGCACGCCATGACCAGGATCCGCACGACCCTGCTTGCTGGCTGCGCTCCGTCAACGGCGACGACTCGCTGGAGGTTGGCACCGTCGAGGAGCTCCATCGCGTAGTAGAAGACGCCGTCGTGCGTCCGTCCGTAGTCGAAGATGGTGATCGTGCTCGGATGCGTCAGGCGCGCGGTGAGCTGAACTTCTCTCTCGAAGCGACGGAGGTCGCCGGCCCGATCGCTGCGCAGCAGCTTGAGCGCCGACGGCCTCCGCATCATGCCGTGACGGGCCCGATAGACTTCCCCCATTCCGCCTTCGCCGATCTTCCGTTCGAGCACGTATTGGCCGAGACGGCGGGCCTCGCGGACCTCAGCCCTTAGGCCGTAGATCACCCAAGAGATGACCGTGGCCGTGATGATGGCGAAACCCCACATCATGACGGCGCCGACGGGCATCCAAGGGTACGCGCCCGATTCGAGCGGGCGCCAAGCGAGCCCACCGCTGGCCGTAGGCACCACGACCGCGTTCGCCACGAGCATAGGCGCGCCGACGAGCGCCGTGACCACGACGGTGCGACGGGGCGAAGAGGGAATCAGCGCCGCTCGAATCGAGACCATCATCGCGGTCCCGCCCTGTTGAAGCATCGACACGTAGGCGTCGCCCATCAAGGCTCCCTCGGCGGTCGCGAGGGAGTGGTCGCGGGCGAACGCCGCGAAGAAGTAGCGCCCGAGGAAGGCGCCCCCGACCAAATTGAACAAGAGGCCGCCAGCCTCCATCGCCCGAGAGAACTGAATCGATCGCTCCCCGCGTCGGCACAGCCACCAGAAGATGCCGGCTTGAGCCGTCAGAGCCACGACGACGACGAAGTCGACGCCTGGCTTCGCGACGGCCCCCACCGCGCCGAGACCGCAGCTGAGCAGCGTGATGAAGAAGAGCACCTTCCAGAAGAGCGCGACCCTCGCCTGAAGGAAGGCGCGCCCCTCCTCGCTGGTATCGCCGACCGGTGACGCGCGGTGCTGCCCAGACATCGGATGACTATCTACTCACGGGCTTCCCAACGCGAGCGAGTATTGCGATCCACTCCTGCGAGCCGGAGCCTCAGCGAGGGCTCAGCTACGGGAAGGCGCACACGGCAAAGCCGGCCGAGGGATTGGCAGGGTCGAATTCGCAGGTTGCGGTCACGCCCGACGTGTCAGGACACGGCGCGCACGGCTCAGCGCAAGGTGAGCCCTTGCGACGCTCGACGGCGCGAAGGTAGTCCACGGCAGCTTGCGAAATGTCGCTCAGCACAGGCACGCTGCAGCCACACTCGTCTTTGAGGACCTTGGGGCACTCGACGGCCTCGGTACACGCGACCGCGGCGGCGCGTGCGCGCTTGAGCGCCACCGTCTCATCGATGCACGAGACGGCGGCATCGACGCTCGCGTCGACGGCTCCAGCATCGCTCGTCGCGGCAGCGCCGTCGTCCGTGATAGCGGCATCCACAGGCGCCTTCTTTCCGACGGTGAAGTCGTAGGCACACGCCGCCAACCAAACAGGCGCCAGCGCCACGATGGAGAGAGCGGGCCAACGCCTCATCCCCCGATGCTCTCGGGCTTTCGTGCGCACCGCAACCACTTCAGCTGTAGAGCCGGTGGGCATCGATGAGCGCGCGGACGCGCGGCAGCGCATCGACGGTCCGCGAGCCGTACCAGGAGAGATCCTTGCCATCCGTCAGCACGATGGCGCCGCGAGACGCGGCGTCGATGGGAAGGCGACGAAACACCTCCGCGTCGATGTCGGTGAACGGGTGAGGCTCGCTGGGGAGCAGCACGAGCTCGGGGTTGCGCTCCACGACCTCGTCGAGCGTCACGCGGGGGTAGCGCACGTCGCGGCCCGCGAGGTCCTCCTCGGGAACGGGCCTCGCGCGGCCGAGATCGGCCGCGAGCGGGTAGCGTCGCTCGCGGTCGGCGAAGACATTCGCGCCGCCGGACACCGCGAGCACATCGCTGATGTATGTCGAGCTGTGTACGGTCATCAGCGGATCCATCCAGATGGGACAGAACACTCGGAGCGGCCGCTTCGTCGCGCGCTCCGCTTCGGAAGCGCGGAGCGCCTGATAACCGCGACGAACGAGCTCGCGAACGGCCACGTCGCGCTCGACGCGGAAGATCCGCGCAAGGCGAGCGAGGTGCGCGAGGGCATCGGCGGCGCGCTTCGGGAACGCGACGAACACGCGGACGCCGGCCTGGGCCACCTGTTCGAGGAGGGCGCGGGTGTTCTCCTCCTGGTTCGCGATGACGAGATCGGGCGCGAGATCCATGACGGCCTCGAAGCGCGCGTCCTTGGTTCCGCCGACGCTGGGCAGGGTCTTCACACTCTCCGGCAGCTCGCAGTAGTCAGTCCGCCCCACGAGCACCGAGCCGCAGCCGAGTTCGTAGACCGACAGCGTGTCGCTCGGCACGAGGGAGACAACGCGCTGCGGAGTCGCCCCAAAGAGGAGCTCGCGGCCCCGATCGTCGCGCACCTTGACGATCACGGCGCCTTCTTCCCGACGTTCTTCGGCGGCGCCGGAGCGTTCTTCGTGGGCTTTCCCGCGTCCCTCTTCTCTGGCGCGGCGGCGTCTCGGGCGGCGCTGGTCTTCCCCGCGTCGCCCACCTTTACGGGGGCGGCGCCGGCGTCGAGCTTGCGCGTTTCGTTCTCGCTGGGCGCGTCATCGTCGCCACTGGACTCCTCTTCGCGGTCCTCGCCGACCGGCAGGGGGAGCGGCGGGCCGCCATCGGCGTGGATGCCCACCGTCACCGCGCAGCGCGCCCAGACGGCGTCGCCGCAGCGGTCGGCGCTCTTGTCTTTGGCGGCTTTGGCAGCAAGCGTCACGCAACCGAGCACGGCGCGATCTTCGCTCTCGACGAGGCGGTCCAAGACGAAGCGACACCCGCGGGCGCACTCATCTGCCGTGCAGCCCTCTGCGCGAGCCTTGCATTCCGCGTAGCAACGCTCCTCGGGGCGGCCGTCGAGGGCTGGCGGACAAGCCGTGAGCAGGCTCACGCCCGCGAAGGTCAACGCGGCCAAGAGCCCTAGCGAACGGAGGCCGTCATCGATGTGCTTGGAGCGCACCATACGTGGTGTCGCGGTATACCACGCGCGCGACGGCGCGGGGTTTGGCTTGACCGGCGCCGCGTGGACAGCCGGCTCTCAGCGAGGAACGGCAGCGACTTTTATTCGAACGAACACTGGTCGGAGCCGAAGCCGACGCCGAACTGCTGGCCGTTCTCGGCGTAGTTCGCCGAGACCGTCGCGGCACCGGACGCGCGCTCGAAGTCGACCTTCTTGATGCCGATGCTGAAGTCTTGCTCGCCCTTTCGGCCTTCGTAGCGAACCCAATCGCGAACCCCCGTCTCGGACTCAGGCACCAGGAAGACGGACACGGTCACGGTGGGAATGCGACCCGATTTACCGCGGAGCTTGAGTGTGCCGGCGCGGTTTTGCGCTTCGTCGAGGACGAGCTCGGCGTCGGCGAGGTTGCCCGTGCACTTCATGGTCTTCGCGTTCGTGGCCTCCGCGCGCCACGACGGATCCTTCTTCATGTTGAAGGACTCGTGCCGCGCCGCCGAGTACATCTTGAGGCCGCCACTCTCGAGCTTGTCGAACTCGAAGTTCGGGCTGGGGCCACCACCTTCGGCGGAGAGCGCGATCCAAGGCTTGTCGGACGCGACGGGGCTGTCGGGGTTGTTGGGACGAGCCGGAAAAATTTGGTACGAGCCGCGGCTGATGCGGGGCTCGCCACGTTGCACGAGGTCGGCTTCGTAGCGTGTGTCGGAGAGGATCGTAAGCCGCGCGAGGTAGAAGTCCGAGCTCGGCTTGCCGTCGACGACGTAAGTGCCCAAGGCGATCGATGCGCCGCGAAGCGCGTCCTCCGAGGCGGTGTTGGAGCCTGCGTCGGTGGCCTGTCCTCCGCAGGCGAAGAGGCTGGCGGCGGCAACGCCGAGGACGAAGCGGAGAACGACAGAGACCTTCATGTCGGGCGGGGATGCAGCGACCGTGCCGCCGGCTCATCGGTCGAAACGGGCGATTTTCCCACATGCCCGGTGCGGTCACGGCGCGTGAAGGATCCAGTCGCGCCTCCCCGAGGCGTCAGGGCAGCCAGCGTCAGGGCGGATTTTTCTAGCTACGGAGTGTTCGGGCGCGACCGATTTTCTGCGATCGTGGCTGTCGCTGTCCTGGTCCTGCGGCGGTGCGATTCACTCGCTCCGTCGCCTTCGTTCGCCCCGCCCAGAGGTTGTTATGAAACGGTTCCTCCCGATCGTCGCCATCGTCGTCATCGCAGCCAGCTGCAGCGAGGCAGCCACGTCGACGACCCCAACCACCGGAGCGCCCGACGGCGAGACGGGCGACGGAGGGCTCGCAGAAGCCGATGGCGGCTCCACGGCTGACGCGACCACCGGCGCGGATGGCGCAACGAGCGTCGATGGCGCCACTGCACCCGACGCGGTGAGCGAAGACGCGACGGCGAGCGACGCGAACGATGCCAGCGCGAACGACGGCGCCGCAGACGCCGCCCTTGACGGCCCAGCCGGCTGCGTCGCTGGCGGTGCATGCTCAGACAACGCTGGCTTCCCGTGTCGTGAGGGCGTCGTCGCGTGCGTCGATGGAGGTCCCACGTGCGTCGACGGCGCCGCGGCGACCGAGGGGACGCCGTGCACCAGCGGACTTTGCGGCAGCGGCTCGTGTCGGCCGTCGGTGACCGTATCCAACAGTTGGAATCCCTCCTTCGCGTCCGTGGTGCCGGGTCGGACGTGCTCCGACGCGATGTCGTTCGCAGTGACCGGGCTCACGACGACGTCGGCCACCGTCTCGACCTCGAGCGACGGCACTCAACTCTCGGCGGGTGCGAGCTGTCTATCCCAAGGGGACGAAGTCCTGCTCATCAACCTCCAAGGCAGCATCGGTGAGGTCGCAAACGTGGGCAACTGGGAGCTCCTCCAAGTCGCGAGCTACTCGGTGCCGTCGAAGACCGTCACCTTCGCGACGGCCAAGACGCGCAACTACGGTGCGGGAAACGACGACACCAAGATCGGGCCGACTGGTGTGAGCGGCAAGACTCAACGGGTGATGCTGATGCGCGTTCCGCGCTTTGGCGTGCTCACCGTTACCAACACGGGCACTGTAGCGACGCAGCCGTGGGAGGCGCTCATGGGCATTGGCGGCGTCACGGCGCTCCGCGCGGTCAAGCTCACGGTCGACGGCACCATCTCCGCCGACGCGCGCGGCTACCGCGACGGGCGCGGAAGCGTCGACCGCTCGTGCGTCTACAACGTCCCGACGATGCGTGGCGAGTCCATCGGTGGATTCGCTGCAGTCGGCGGCGGCGGCGCGCCGATTGGCGGCTCGAGCGGATGGGTGATGAACGATCCGTCGCCGCCCACGTCGTTCGCTGGAGACGACCTTCCGCTCATGCCTGGCGCCGCGCACGCGCAGGCGGGCGAAGCGGGAAAGAATCCGCTGGGCCGGACGTTTGGCGCCGACGGCACAACGTACGGTGTATCCGACGCCACCAAGCTCACGATGGGCTCGGGGGCGGGCGGCGGTTTGGCCTGCGGCGCCAGCTTCGCCGATCAGCCGATTCTCGATCCGTTCGTGCTGGCGTCCAGGTCCGGCGGCATCACGCTGCTCTTGGTGGGTGAGCTCACCGTCGGCGCAACGGGCAAGATCAGCGCGAGCGGGGCCGCCACTGCCGCGAAACCGGCGTCCGGCGGATACGTCTTTATCAAGGGTGGCGCGCTCAACGTTGGTACCGGTCAGGTGAAAGCCGTCGGCGGGACCGCGACGGGCACGGCCGGCGCATTCAAGGACGAGGTCGTCAAAGGCGGCGATGGCTACGTGGTCCTTCAGGGCACGAGCGTCACGGGCACGACCTCTCCTGCGGCGAATCAACTCTGAGCGATCAAGCGAGTGACTCAGGTGAAGAAGGCACTCGCCGGCGCCGGCTTGATGGTGGCCCTTTCCCATTGCTCGACGCGGCAAGCCAACCTGCGCGCGACCGCTGACGGTGCGCCCCTTGTCGACGCGAGCGCGCCCGTACGCAACCCCGGTGCGGCAAGCGAGCCGCTCAGCCCGCCGCTCGATGCGTCACGGAGCGACGCGACGAACGTCGACGCGGCACCACCGCGGTGTGCGCCACCAGCGGGTCCGTTTGAGGCGTTCTTCCGCGTCGGCAGCACGCAGCGGTATCGGATCATCGACACCGTCGATGCGCACAGCACCGACGGAGCCCGGGAGCGCACGACGCTCGAGGCGACCTTCCGCGTGACGGCCGTGGACTGCGACGACGGCGCCTGGGTAGCCAACGGAAGCTGGGCCGTCGAGGGTGACACCGCCATCGCGACGCGGTTGCCCGACGAGTGGCGCCTCACCGGGGGCGTCCTCACAGAGACCGCCGGCGGCGCGAGCTTCGCCGATGCGAAGATGGCGAAGCCCAAAGGCGCGCCGTGCCACGTGACGTCCGACCGCGGCCCCTACGGCAAGACGCTAAGGCGCGTGTGCATCGACCGAGCCGGGTTGGTCTCGGTGCGCGAAGAGAACATGCACGGGCCGCGAGTGCTTGAGGTGACGCGGAGGTGAGGGACTTCTCTTCGTCGCCATGAGGCCCGCACCGCCCGCTGTCCCGGAAAGCGCAGGGGGAAGCTCATCTTCACGCAGTCGCCGTCGGGCTCTTCGGCGCGGCAGGCCGGACCTGCGCGGGGCGGCCGCGGGGGGCGGGGCGGCCGGGGCGGCCGACCTGGGTTGATTTCCGCGAGGCTGCGGTGCCGCTGCCGCAAGCGTGGTCGTGCGGGCCGCGATCGCGTCCCGCGTCCCAGTTCGCCCACGGAACCGGTGGACACGAAGCGCAAACGCTCGTGCGACCGCTGTGGGTCACGGGCCGTTTGCCCGTGCCGCTCACCGCGAACAAAGTGCTCCCATCGCGCTCGCGAGCCGCGCGTGGGCGGGTTCGGAACATCGGCGCGGAGCGGTGAGGTAGCTATGTTTGCGCGGCGCCATGGCCGCGCGGGCCGAATGCGGCGAAGCGATAGGTTCCCTCTGGGAACACGGTGCTCTCACCCGCGATCCATCGGAGTCGTGCGTCGCGGTAGGCCTTTCGGAAGCCGCGGAGCGCCGAGAGCTCTTGGCGCCGCCGCTCTTTGTTGCGACATGCCACATGGGGCCGGAGCTTGCGGCGAGGCTCGACGGTGCGGGGCCTGCTCGTCGGCGCCGTGCCGAGCACGGCCTTGCGTCCAAGCACGCGTCGCCCCGTCTTCGCGCGCCGCGCTTTCGCCGCGTCCTCTTCCGCACGGACCGCAGCGGCGATCTTGTCGGCCCATTCCTTGGCCGCGAGGTGCTCGAAGCCGTCAATGGGCTCGATGCGAAGGGTCACCTCTTTCGGCATCGGGCCGTCTTCCCCGGAAGAAGCCGCCTGGGCGCTTGATGGTCCTCGTCGTGCCGCGGAAGATGTTGGCCGAACGACGACGCACCGGGCCACTCCGCGACTCGCTCGACGAGGTTGTCCGCCACGGGGTTGCAGAGAACGTAGATGAGCTTGTCGAAGCGGTCTTGGGCCTCGACAAGGTAAAC
This genomic interval carries:
- a CDS encoding serine/threonine protein kinase — its product is MSGQHRASPVGDTSEEGRAFLQARVALFWKVLFFITLLSCGLGAVGAVAKPGVDFVVVVALTAQAGIFWWLCRRGERSIQFSRAMEAGGLLFNLVGGAFLGRYFFAAFARDHSLATAEGALMGDAYVSMLQQGGTAMMVSIRAALIPSSPRRTVVVTALVGAPMLVANAVVVPTASGGLAWRPLESGAYPWMPVGAVMMWGFAIITATVISWVIYGLRAEVREARRLGQYVLERKIGEGGMGEVYRARHGMMRRPSALKLLRSDRAGDLRRFEREVQLTARLTHPSTITIFDYGRTHDGVFYYAMELLDGANLQRVVAVDGAQPASRVVRILVMACGALTEAHEIGLIHRDIKPANIMLCTQGGERDVVKLLDFGLVKELDVDGEVALTGASTLTGTPLYMAPEAILKADSVDARTDLYALGAVAYYLLAGSEVFGGKSIVDVCGKHLYQSPDSFSARGVTVSAELEAVVLSCLEKDPDRRPQSAAELRRRLEACAIEPWDSERARAWWLKHQRELDDDGGERLEDPKTIAVDGRRVSAP
- a CDS encoding class I SAM-dependent methyltransferase; the protein is MRAGHLSLTALLVAAARAHPDVDGEALSLLPAWVAVLTRLAGGALASPLALGFGAHIRLRTRAIDDVVRRLDAGTTQLVILGAGLDSRALRMPEVARLRVFEVDHPAMQRYKKARLARRYGMARELGFVPVDFERDELGAALEQAGHRADEPTCFVWEGVTMYLGAAARDKTLDAIAARAAPGSVVAATYVTPDLTRLGRLAGSAAHFVFRGIGEPLLGPVTTADLASSFSSRGFQFVSDEGANRWAERFEPRARHLLVLHERLMVTERV
- a CDS encoding ABC transporter substrate-binding protein gives rise to the protein MIVKVRDDRGRELLFGATPQRVVSLVPSDTLSVYELGCGSVLVGRTDYCELPESVKTLPSVGGTKDARFEAVMDLAPDLVIANQEENTRALLEQVAQAGVRVFVAFPKRAADALAHLARLARIFRVERDVAVRELVRRGYQALRASEAERATKRPLRVFCPIWMDPLMTVHSSTYISDVLAVSGGANVFADRERRYPLAADLGRARPVPEEDLAGRDVRYPRVTLDEVVERNPELVLLPSEPHPFTDIDAEVFRRLPIDAASRGAIVLTDGKDLSWYGSRTVDALPRVRALIDAHRLYS